Proteins co-encoded in one Spirosoma endbachense genomic window:
- a CDS encoding RNA polymerase sigma factor produces MNATDQHTEFTRQITQFMSPLRQLALQFTKDQEDANDLVQDTLLRAYRYWHKFRPDSNLKAWLFTIMRNTFITCCQQKKRERRVIVSAHSADLANSPLNSIANGAISEDLQEDIWTAVTQLMAMHQEAFLLHLAGYKYFEIARKLAIPIGTVKSRIFIARKELQRRIIR; encoded by the coding sequence ATGAATGCTACCGATCAACACACCGAATTTACCCGGCAGATTACCCAGTTCATGAGTCCATTACGTCAACTTGCCCTTCAGTTTACAAAAGACCAGGAGGATGCCAATGATCTGGTGCAGGACACGCTGCTGAGAGCGTACAGGTATTGGCACAAATTCAGGCCCGATTCTAATCTGAAAGCCTGGTTATTTACAATCATGCGCAACACGTTTATAACGTGTTGTCAGCAGAAAAAGCGCGAACGACGGGTAATTGTATCGGCGCATTCCGCTGATTTGGCTAATTCACCCCTCAATTCTATAGCAAACGGGGCAATTAGCGAGGACTTACAGGAGGACATCTGGACAGCTGTTACCCAATTGATGGCGATGCATCAGGAGGCTTTTCTCCTGCATTTAGCTGGTTATAAGTATTTTGAAATAGCTCGTAAGTTAGCGATTCCGATAGGAACGGTGAAAAGCCGAATCTTCATTGCTCGGAAGGAATTGCAGCGTCGAATAATCCGGTAA
- a CDS encoding alpha/beta fold hydrolase: protein MENDMTEALNYDRRRFLGAAAISLASAQFGLVGTAEAQANGLNPAPSTPVKIQSNSSFSTLKQINAGVLNIGYAETGPADGPVVMLLHGWPYDIHSFADVAPLLAKAGYRVIMPHLRGHGTTRFLSTNTFRNGQQSVIALDIIAFLDALKIQQAIFAGFDWGARTANIIAALWPERCKAMVSVSGYLIGSPQANKAPLPPKAEFSWWYQFYFATERGRMGYEANRRDFARLIWQLASPQWHFTDAVFEQSAAAFDNPDHVAIVIHNYRWRLGVAEGEAQYDDFEKRLATAPIITVPTVTLEGDANGAPHPDPSVYAPKFNGRYVHHTITGGIGHNLPQEAPRAFADAVVEVDSYVN, encoded by the coding sequence ATGGAAAACGATATGACAGAAGCACTCAACTATGATCGCCGTCGCTTTTTGGGCGCTGCGGCAATAAGTCTAGCATCAGCCCAGTTCGGCCTTGTTGGTACTGCAGAGGCACAAGCCAACGGCCTAAATCCTGCCCCTAGTACTCCTGTAAAAATTCAGTCTAACTCATCATTTAGCACATTGAAGCAGATTAATGCCGGCGTACTGAATATAGGTTACGCGGAAACTGGCCCTGCCGATGGGCCCGTTGTAATGCTCCTGCACGGCTGGCCCTACGACATTCACAGCTTTGCCGATGTTGCTCCTTTGCTGGCCAAAGCGGGTTACAGGGTGATTATGCCACATCTACGAGGCCATGGTACTACGCGTTTTCTTTCAACAAATACGTTTCGGAATGGGCAGCAGTCGGTGATTGCTCTCGACATTATTGCTTTCCTGGATGCGCTTAAGATCCAGCAGGCCATCTTCGCTGGTTTCGATTGGGGAGCCAGGACAGCCAACATCATCGCGGCACTCTGGCCTGAGCGTTGCAAGGCCATGGTGTCCGTAAGCGGTTATTTGATCGGTAGCCCGCAAGCGAACAAAGCACCACTGCCCCCCAAAGCGGAGTTCTCCTGGTGGTACCAATTCTACTTTGCCACCGAGCGCGGCCGGATGGGCTACGAGGCCAATCGGCGTGATTTTGCCAGGCTTATCTGGCAATTAGCCTCCCCTCAGTGGCACTTTACCGATGCCGTTTTTGAGCAGTCAGCCGCTGCATTTGACAATCCGGACCATGTGGCCATCGTGATCCATAATTACCGGTGGCGATTGGGTGTGGCTGAAGGCGAGGCCCAGTATGATGACTTCGAAAAACGACTGGCTACGGCCCCTATCATTACGGTACCTACCGTCACCCTCGAAGGCGACGCCAATGGAGCACCGCATCCGGACCCATCCGTCTACGCGCCTAAATTCAATGGCAGATACGTACACCATACCATTACCGGAGGCATTGGTCACAATCTGCCCCAGGAAGCACCAAGGGCCTTTGCCGATGCTGTCGTTGAAGTCGACAGTTACGTTAATTGA
- a CDS encoding RidA family protein: MEKHFMNPQGLPKWEHAFSQIVTVSSGSTQTIYLSGQVAMDQHNTLIGEHDLKQQARQAFENLQLALSSVGATTQDVVKINIYVKDYKPADASIISEAFRIAFPHENLPVSTWLGVQALALEGLLIEIDAIAVVAV; this comes from the coding sequence ATGGAGAAGCACTTTATGAACCCACAAGGGCTCCCGAAATGGGAGCACGCTTTTTCGCAGATAGTTACGGTTAGTAGTGGCTCAACACAGACAATCTATCTTTCTGGTCAAGTGGCCATGGATCAGCATAACACACTTATTGGTGAGCATGACCTCAAACAGCAGGCGAGACAGGCCTTTGAGAATCTGCAACTAGCCCTTTCTTCGGTAGGTGCTACGACACAGGATGTCGTTAAAATCAATATTTACGTCAAGGATTACAAGCCAGCCGATGCCAGTATCATCAGCGAAGCGTTCAGAATCGCTTTCCCTCATGAAAACCTTCCCGTCAGTACCTGGCTGGGTGTACAAGCTTTAGCACTAGAAGGCTTATTAATTGAGATTGACGCCATAGCAGTAGTGGCAGTATAG
- a CDS encoding porin family protein yields MNKFVCTALVLIGLVSTTSAQVALVPKAGLNLARIAFDQANNNDTRTRGVFVGGIGVLIGSPFTVFSLQPEVLFSQKGYQRAKNDRFTVNYIEIPVMGRLSLGSNQTRGYLGIGPSYGFAIGGKNRGTDGKDVKVEFGDGPGETNRSDWGLQFGLGLSQRLGIGALQIEGRYGLGLSNISSAESHNRVISFTAGYAIPIRSR; encoded by the coding sequence ATGAACAAATTTGTATGCACAGCATTGGTACTCATTGGATTGGTGAGTACCACATCGGCACAGGTAGCACTGGTTCCCAAAGCGGGACTCAACCTGGCCCGTATTGCATTCGACCAGGCTAACAACAACGATACCCGCACACGCGGAGTATTTGTGGGGGGAATTGGCGTGTTGATTGGCTCGCCGTTTACCGTCTTTTCCCTTCAACCCGAAGTACTGTTTTCTCAGAAGGGATATCAGCGTGCCAAAAACGATCGATTCACGGTGAATTACATCGAGATTCCCGTAATGGGTCGATTGAGCTTAGGCAGTAATCAGACCCGTGGTTATTTAGGTATTGGCCCTTCCTACGGTTTCGCCATTGGAGGGAAGAATCGGGGAACCGATGGAAAAGACGTCAAAGTTGAATTTGGCGATGGACCCGGTGAAACGAACCGATCGGACTGGGGCTTGCAATTCGGTTTGGGGCTTAGCCAGCGGCTGGGTATCGGTGCGCTACAAATCGAAGGCCGGTATGGTTTGGGCCTTTCCAACATTAGTTCGGCAGAGTCGCATAACCGGGTCATTTCATTTACGGCAGGCTACGCCATCCCAATACGTAGTCGCTGA
- a CDS encoding hybrid sensor histidine kinase/response regulator transcription factor: MTAPFYRLILALAFLLTTGLSLLAQSVTVETVSMPPGFDPHEIADIRQDRQGYLWLATGSGLLRFDGYDWRTYQHDPKKVNSLSGDYIRTVCPTRDGRVWVGGWGTGLDCLDPETGFSTHYPLTNRKDYSFEENAIASLHEDRQGNLWIGSGSGLYRWEARTGHFIHYAANPRDSTSLSHPQIQVIYEDRQGTLWIGTGDPESKTNRGGGLNKLDPKTGHFTRYLHHPTDTHSLVDNRVLALFEDSRGTFWVGTGGDGLHTMNRQTGQFTRYPYQEGKPLKLSRPYPKSKNMWEMGSNGIRFITEDPMGAIWVGTLDGGANRYEPASGRVTHIETPADGLPDFNLLSACRTREGVLWMGTIPGHLVKVTARTNPITKVENRSGVHIFREDTAGTLWLGTISGLIAQHPLAPASRTWLGQMARQTRLLTDHITRLDRDRQGNWWVSTWTNGLYRYQPATQRFTHYQHDSLRAASLSPSEVIGVYQDRSGRRWVPTAGGLDRMDDLSGRFIHYRHDPHDTTSISSSSCLSVLEDRTGCFWVGTQAGLNLLDRVSGTFTHFLPWNVITQLLEDSSGTLWVAAYSGLYRYDRVGKRFLPFLDTRSGRALPFVRALLEDDAGNLWATTPAGIVSINARRNSVRWFGANYGISPGEDFFFGSSYKSRDGSLFFGSMGKYFRFRPRDLLQSQPIPPLLNIAALRVRNQPVYPDPHGPLREGLAQAKTIYLSHNQSVFSLDFAAIDFRYPQLHQYSYKLDNYDLDWRPVGSERTANYYNVPPGTYTFRVKAANSDGVWVEKAITLLIAPPWWRTAWAYALYVFTVVGLFYGGWKTLLRRERLKTARNLRELKAEQVLEMDRLKSTFFANISHEFRTPLTLILSPLETWLGGELEHSPYRAQFQTMHRNASRLLQLVNQLLDLSKVEAGKMSLDTQPVDLIHFLHRITASFASLAVSRHIKFQVSAPDGSLWVKADTDKLEKIVTNLLSNAFKFTPDPGVIVLLMRVSALPAHHRHTAHKAFLLAEFTVQDSGIGIADEQRERIFDRFYQVDSSLAREHEGSGIGLSLTRDLVELHGGTITLTSEPGQGSQFTVSLPLELLHPAQVSQPPFHPEPTHSGSPVTVHEPVKILESGPVLSEDVDEASPNAPLVLIVEDNADLRQFIRQSLKENLVCRVLEAVNGRDGYRLAQKYLPDLILSDIMMPHMNGIDLCRRLKADEKTSHIPVILLTAKASGESKVAGLETGADDYLTKPFGVRELVARIDNLIEGRRRLKARYRRQVVLQPKDVAITSTDEQFLNRMMTIIEHHLGDMAFSVDVLGHEIGMSRMQLYRKLQALTGQSPSDFIRTTRLQRAAQLLARNSGSIAQIADQVGFSSHSYFSKCFLEQYGKSPSEYMVAEGGSTP; the protein is encoded by the coding sequence ATGACCGCCCCCTTTTACCGACTGATTCTGGCACTGGCCTTCTTGCTGACCACTGGGCTGTCGCTTCTGGCCCAGTCCGTAACGGTTGAAACCGTTAGCATGCCCCCCGGTTTTGATCCGCACGAAATCGCCGATATCCGGCAGGATCGGCAAGGATACCTATGGCTGGCCACCGGATCGGGCCTGCTCCGGTTTGATGGATATGACTGGCGTACATACCAGCATGATCCCAAAAAGGTTAACTCGCTCTCTGGCGATTATATCCGAACCGTTTGCCCCACCCGCGATGGACGAGTCTGGGTGGGCGGCTGGGGGACGGGGCTGGATTGCCTGGATCCGGAAACGGGCTTCAGTACGCACTACCCGCTGACGAATCGAAAAGACTATAGTTTTGAGGAGAACGCCATCGCCAGCCTGCATGAGGATCGGCAGGGAAACCTTTGGATTGGCTCAGGAAGCGGGCTCTATCGTTGGGAGGCCCGAACCGGCCACTTCATCCATTATGCGGCCAATCCCAGGGATTCCACCAGCCTGAGTCACCCGCAGATACAGGTCATTTATGAAGATCGTCAGGGTACTCTCTGGATTGGAACCGGCGATCCAGAGAGTAAGACAAATCGGGGCGGGGGATTGAATAAACTGGACCCGAAAACAGGCCACTTTACGCGCTATCTCCACCACCCCACCGACACGCACAGTCTGGTCGACAACCGGGTATTGGCGCTTTTTGAAGACAGTAGAGGTACCTTTTGGGTAGGAACGGGTGGAGACGGATTGCATACGATGAACCGCCAAACCGGCCAGTTTACCCGCTATCCCTACCAGGAAGGCAAACCCCTAAAATTAAGCCGCCCGTACCCAAAGTCGAAAAACATGTGGGAAATGGGTTCCAACGGCATACGCTTTATTACAGAAGATCCGATGGGCGCCATCTGGGTCGGCACACTCGATGGGGGTGCCAACCGTTACGAACCCGCATCGGGCCGGGTTACTCATATTGAAACTCCCGCGGATGGCTTACCCGATTTCAACCTCCTTTCAGCCTGTCGCACCAGGGAGGGTGTGCTCTGGATGGGAACCATACCAGGGCATTTGGTCAAGGTGACAGCCCGAACCAACCCCATTACGAAGGTAGAGAACCGGTCAGGTGTTCATATCTTTCGGGAGGATACTGCGGGAACACTCTGGCTGGGGACCATCAGCGGGTTGATTGCCCAGCACCCCCTCGCTCCGGCGAGTCGGACCTGGCTCGGGCAGATGGCCCGACAGACCCGTTTACTAACTGATCACATTACCCGATTAGACCGGGATCGGCAAGGAAATTGGTGGGTCAGTACCTGGACAAACGGCCTGTACCGTTACCAACCCGCCACCCAACGATTCACTCACTACCAACACGATTCTCTGCGGGCCGCCAGTCTCAGCCCGAGCGAAGTGATCGGCGTTTATCAAGACCGAAGTGGAAGGCGCTGGGTGCCAACCGCGGGTGGGCTGGATCGGATGGATGACCTGTCGGGGCGTTTTATCCACTATCGCCATGATCCCCATGACACGACCTCCATTAGCAGCAGTTCCTGCCTATCGGTCCTGGAAGATCGGACGGGCTGCTTTTGGGTCGGTACCCAGGCTGGCCTTAATTTACTGGATCGAGTGAGCGGAACATTTACACATTTCCTCCCCTGGAATGTCATTACCCAACTACTGGAGGATTCATCCGGCACACTTTGGGTGGCAGCCTATAGCGGGCTATACCGGTACGATCGAGTGGGTAAGCGGTTTTTACCCTTCCTGGATACCCGCTCAGGCAGAGCTCTGCCTTTCGTCAGGGCGCTGCTGGAAGACGATGCCGGTAATCTGTGGGCTACTACCCCAGCCGGAATCGTATCCATCAATGCCCGGCGCAATTCGGTCCGTTGGTTTGGGGCTAATTATGGCATCTCGCCTGGAGAGGATTTTTTCTTTGGTTCGAGTTACAAGAGTCGCGACGGCAGCCTGTTTTTCGGCAGTATGGGTAAGTATTTTCGCTTTCGGCCCAGAGACCTCTTACAAAGCCAGCCGATCCCTCCCTTGCTGAATATCGCTGCTCTGCGTGTACGTAACCAACCCGTCTACCCTGATCCACACGGGCCCCTGCGGGAAGGGTTGGCGCAGGCCAAGACCATCTACCTGTCGCACAACCAATCTGTTTTTTCCCTTGACTTTGCCGCCATCGACTTTCGGTATCCTCAACTTCACCAGTATAGCTACAAACTGGACAATTATGATCTCGACTGGCGGCCGGTGGGTAGTGAGCGCACGGCCAATTATTACAATGTGCCGCCGGGAACCTATACCTTTCGGGTAAAGGCCGCCAATAGCGATGGCGTCTGGGTCGAAAAAGCCATTACCCTGCTGATTGCCCCTCCCTGGTGGCGCACCGCCTGGGCCTACGCCCTCTATGTGTTCACGGTAGTGGGGCTGTTCTATGGGGGATGGAAAACCCTATTACGACGCGAACGACTGAAAACGGCACGGAATCTTCGGGAGCTTAAAGCCGAGCAGGTCCTGGAAATGGATCGATTGAAATCAACGTTCTTTGCCAACATTTCCCACGAATTCCGTACCCCGCTGACGCTGATTTTGAGTCCGCTGGAAACCTGGCTGGGGGGTGAGTTGGAGCACTCGCCTTACCGGGCCCAGTTCCAGACCATGCACCGGAACGCTAGCCGACTGCTCCAACTGGTCAATCAATTGCTGGACCTCTCTAAAGTAGAGGCCGGCAAAATGAGCCTGGACACCCAGCCGGTGGACCTGATCCACTTTCTTCACCGAATCACCGCTTCCTTTGCTTCGCTGGCCGTCAGTCGGCACATAAAATTCCAGGTTTCGGCTCCTGATGGAAGCCTATGGGTAAAGGCCGATACCGACAAGCTGGAAAAGATTGTAACCAACCTGCTGTCCAACGCCTTCAAGTTTACGCCCGACCCAGGTGTCATTGTCCTTTTGATGCGGGTATCGGCCCTTCCGGCGCACCACCGCCATACAGCCCATAAAGCCTTCCTATTGGCAGAGTTCACCGTTCAGGACAGTGGCATTGGGATTGCAGATGAGCAGCGTGAACGGATTTTTGACCGATTCTACCAGGTTGATAGCTCCCTGGCCCGGGAGCATGAGGGCTCGGGCATTGGGCTTTCCCTGACTCGTGACTTGGTTGAACTGCATGGGGGAACCATTACCCTCACCAGTGAACCAGGCCAGGGCAGTCAATTCACGGTTTCTCTACCCCTGGAATTACTACACCCAGCCCAGGTGAGCCAGCCACCATTTCATCCAGAGCCGACGCACTCCGGTAGTCCGGTAACGGTCCACGAGCCGGTTAAGATCCTGGAATCCGGCCCGGTTTTAAGCGAGGACGTTGATGAAGCATCCCCTAACGCTCCACTAGTGCTGATCGTGGAGGACAATGCTGACCTGCGCCAGTTTATTCGCCAATCGCTAAAAGAAAATTTGGTTTGCCGGGTACTGGAAGCAGTCAACGGACGGGATGGCTACCGGCTGGCTCAGAAATACCTACCTGATCTGATCCTTTCCGATATCATGATGCCCCACATGAATGGAATCGACCTGTGTCGGCGGCTGAAAGCCGATGAGAAAACCAGTCACATTCCGGTTATCCTGCTGACGGCCAAAGCATCCGGAGAAAGCAAAGTGGCAGGTCTGGAAACCGGTGCCGACGATTACCTGACCAAACCCTTCGGGGTGCGTGAACTGGTGGCCCGCATCGATAACCTCATTGAAGGACGTCGCCGGTTGAAAGCGCGTTATCGTCGCCAGGTAGTGCTTCAACCCAAAGATGTCGCGATTACCTCAACCGATGAGCAGTTTTTGAATCGGATGATGACGATCATCGAGCACCATTTAGGGGATATGGCGTTCAGTGTTGACGTGTTGGGCCATGAGATCGGCATGAGCCGGATGCAGCTATACCGCAAACTACAGGCGTTGACGGGGCAGTCGCCCAGCGACTTTATCCGGACAACACGCCTGCAACGGGCCGCCCAATTACTGGCCAGAAATAGTGGCTCGATTGCCCAAATCGCCGACCAGGTCGGGTTTAGTTCTCATTCCTATTTCTCCAAATGCTTCCTGGAGCAATATGGCAAAAGCCCTTCGGAGTACATGGTGGCCGAAGGGGGCTCTACTCCCTAG
- a CDS encoding DUF4136 domain-containing protein, translating to MKNLYISIGLVVALIGCSPRVTVDKTQTIDFNHYKTYGWMDSDVNAGQNPLYYNQIATQRVEQTVTMVLSQRGLDSTKNMPDLLVGYHFFVEDKTRLVTNNPAPTPVYGPYYGWGRWGYRNWRPSWWSWNTWGPMYSQEKYEAGTVVIDMVDAKTKQLIWRGSVQSAIIDPARISDQLQRDVQRIIEQFPQRKSQLSQSK from the coding sequence ATGAAAAATCTTTATATCTCTATCGGTTTAGTCGTCGCGCTGATTGGCTGTAGCCCGCGCGTTACTGTGGATAAAACCCAAACGATTGATTTTAATCACTATAAAACATACGGCTGGATGGATTCGGATGTAAACGCGGGACAAAATCCGCTGTATTACAACCAAATCGCCACGCAACGTGTAGAGCAAACCGTTACTATGGTGTTAAGCCAGCGGGGACTGGATTCAACGAAAAACATGCCCGATCTGCTGGTCGGTTATCACTTCTTTGTTGAAGATAAGACGCGTTTAGTCACCAACAATCCGGCACCGACTCCCGTATATGGGCCTTACTATGGCTGGGGCCGCTGGGGATATCGGAACTGGCGCCCATCCTGGTGGAGTTGGAACACCTGGGGGCCGATGTACTCCCAGGAAAAATACGAAGCCGGTACTGTGGTAATCGACATGGTTGATGCTAAAACCAAACAGTTGATCTGGCGGGGCTCTGTACAAAGTGCCATAATAGACCCTGCGCGCATCAGCGATCAGTTACAACGGGATGTACAACGTATTATCGAACAATTCCCGCAACGGAAAAGCCAGCTATCTCAAAGCAAATAG
- a CDS encoding tetratricopeptide repeat-containing sensor histidine kinase: MRYLSLLCLLLILALRVMAQPMTIAEANRLRSTLNEGQADTQQVQARLRLGDFYLHKTLHVKPSLDSALTMAQQALTLSRRLGYARGTEDAVFLQGSVYIRQRRPELVEQMLKSVNETNQIRLLLELGKSWLRATMTRDVDWSRARSYFGRADSLSRLIHSQHWQQESQLLMGLSYLLNGDWPTGMTYFLPVIQARRASGDKAGELWALLKWVTASQRGHKEERIGFANRALTLARQLGDKPKQAALLLVLGYNYQLLVNLKQAQKEADQALAIYKAIGPRAIYQIYTRLMTESDFIHRTYLIDFSSPYFLLTDIHLQKNNLDQALRYYLKIIEEAEAHKLPNDLDYLYFMIGNVYYDWNQFDKSIDYYQQSLAVSQQKGEVVIYGGMVRRLVACLLKQGKTQQALTLLKDIVSQDPPVYPAFLAKQILLRSFGDCYSALKQYRLAETYYLQALQWSENGPEGVSQNLARLQLSQFYVTTGQFAKASLYLKKVANVPDYKYPLPNRQEIVWLRFKVDSAFGHTASALRHYQRYKAINDSVFNQTKSQQLAELGIRYETQKKEQDLQLKAKNIALLTQQGQTQQTQRNGLLAGTALLMGLLGLSVNRYRLKQRSTQLLEVKQEQINHKNQELQQLLMDKERLLKEIHHRVKNNLQVVMSLLNSQASYLSDNAALSAIQQSQHRLQSMALIHQKLYQAQGVACIPMDDYIQEVVAYLRESYELPQPIGFELQVEPIELDVTQAVPLGLIINEAITNALKYAFPHDRSGTISLAFHRLKPTTFELRITDDGVGLPADYDPARSHSLGMTLIEGFSQQLGGELTIRNNAGLSISLLFQDEQLTSTASSVGTTSTMVY, translated from the coding sequence ATGCGGTACCTCTCCTTACTTTGCCTGCTGCTAATCCTGGCTCTCCGAGTCATGGCACAACCCATGACCATCGCCGAGGCCAACCGCTTACGATCGACGCTGAATGAGGGCCAAGCGGACACCCAACAGGTTCAAGCCCGGCTGCGATTGGGTGATTTTTACCTGCATAAGACCCTACATGTTAAACCCAGCCTCGACTCGGCACTGACCATGGCCCAGCAAGCCCTGACGCTTTCCCGCCGATTGGGCTACGCCAGAGGAACTGAAGATGCGGTTTTTCTACAGGGCAGTGTCTATATCCGGCAGCGAAGGCCTGAACTGGTCGAGCAGATGCTCAAGAGCGTGAATGAAACCAACCAGATCCGGCTGCTGCTGGAATTGGGTAAAAGCTGGCTTCGTGCCACCATGACCAGGGACGTTGACTGGAGCAGGGCCCGTAGCTACTTTGGGCGGGCCGATTCCCTGAGTCGGCTCATCCATAGCCAGCATTGGCAGCAAGAAAGTCAGTTGTTGATGGGATTAAGCTACTTACTGAATGGTGACTGGCCCACCGGCATGACCTACTTCCTGCCAGTAATTCAGGCTCGTCGGGCCTCCGGTGACAAGGCGGGCGAATTGTGGGCCCTGTTAAAATGGGTCACCGCTTCGCAAAGAGGCCATAAGGAAGAGCGGATAGGGTTTGCCAATCGGGCTTTGACGCTGGCCCGACAACTGGGGGATAAGCCCAAACAGGCCGCCCTGTTACTGGTACTTGGCTATAATTACCAATTATTGGTAAATCTGAAACAAGCCCAGAAGGAGGCCGATCAGGCACTAGCCATCTATAAGGCGATTGGACCCAGGGCAATCTATCAGATCTATACAAGACTGATGACTGAAAGCGACTTCATCCATCGCACTTATCTGATCGATTTCTCAAGCCCTTACTTTCTACTAACCGATATCCATTTACAAAAGAATAATCTGGACCAGGCCTTACGGTACTACCTGAAAATCATTGAAGAAGCTGAAGCCCATAAGCTACCCAATGATCTGGATTATCTCTATTTTATGATCGGCAATGTATATTACGACTGGAATCAGTTTGACAAGAGCATCGACTACTACCAGCAGTCACTAGCTGTTAGCCAGCAGAAAGGAGAGGTTGTTATCTACGGAGGGATGGTTAGACGACTGGTTGCCTGCTTGCTCAAGCAAGGTAAAACGCAGCAGGCTTTAACCCTGCTCAAAGACATTGTTTCACAAGACCCACCTGTCTATCCCGCCTTTCTGGCAAAACAAATTCTATTACGCAGCTTTGGTGATTGTTACAGTGCACTGAAGCAATACCGGCTTGCCGAAACTTACTATTTGCAGGCTCTTCAGTGGTCGGAGAATGGGCCGGAAGGGGTGAGCCAAAATCTGGCTCGTTTACAACTGAGTCAGTTTTATGTGACCACTGGCCAGTTTGCCAAAGCCAGTCTTTACCTGAAAAAGGTGGCCAATGTTCCTGATTATAAATACCCCTTGCCCAACAGGCAGGAAATTGTTTGGTTGCGCTTTAAGGTTGACTCCGCGTTTGGCCACACCGCATCGGCGCTGCGGCACTACCAGCGTTACAAGGCCATCAATGACTCTGTCTTTAACCAGACCAAGAGCCAGCAGCTTGCCGAGTTGGGTATCCGCTACGAAACCCAAAAGAAAGAACAGGACTTGCAGTTGAAGGCAAAAAACATCGCTTTGTTGACTCAGCAGGGCCAGACCCAGCAAACCCAGCGCAATGGCCTACTGGCAGGGACGGCCCTGCTGATGGGCCTGTTGGGCCTGAGTGTCAACCGTTACCGGCTCAAACAACGCAGTACCCAACTCCTGGAGGTTAAACAAGAGCAGATCAACCACAAGAATCAGGAGTTGCAGCAACTCCTGATGGATAAGGAGCGGCTGCTCAAGGAGATTCATCACCGGGTCAAAAACAACCTCCAGGTGGTGATGAGTTTACTCAACTCCCAGGCCAGTTATCTGTCGGATAATGCCGCCCTGTCGGCCATCCAGCAGAGTCAGCACCGCTTGCAGTCCATGGCCCTGATCCACCAGAAGCTTTATCAGGCTCAGGGCGTGGCCTGTATTCCGATGGATGATTACATTCAGGAGGTAGTGGCTTACCTGCGGGAGTCCTATGAACTGCCCCAACCGATTGGCTTTGAGTTGCAGGTGGAGCCCATTGAACTGGACGTCACCCAGGCGGTTCCCTTAGGCTTGATCATCAACGAAGCCATCACCAATGCCCTCAAGTATGCCTTTCCCCATGATCGTTCCGGAACGATCAGTCTGGCCTTTCATCGGCTAAAGCCCACTACGTTTGAGCTAAGGATTACGGATGATGGGGTCGGTTTACCGGCCGATTATGATCCTGCTCGTAGTCACTCTTTGGGTATGACCCTGATTGAAGGCTTTAGTCAGCAACTGGGCGGGGAGTTAACGATTCGTAATAACGCTGGCTTATCGATCAGCTTACTGTTTCAGGATGAGCAACTGACCAGTACTGCTTCCAGTGTAGGCACTACTTCGACGATGGTTTACTGA
- a CDS encoding YybH family protein produces the protein MKTEQTPITGKEKKGSLSPDLQALSDFYAAFNERDIMKMEQNWEQSDEAVMDNPVGGIMRGWANIKAVYERIFGGMSRVEVEFYDYTAFRTSEIFFVVGRERGTLKKEDLTLELQIRTTRVFHFIKNNWKQIHHHGSMDDTELLEKYQQVLKGGR, from the coding sequence ATGAAGACGGAGCAAACACCAATTACAGGTAAAGAGAAAAAAGGAAGCTTATCGCCTGACTTGCAGGCACTGTCGGATTTTTACGCGGCTTTTAATGAGCGTGATATTATGAAGATGGAGCAAAACTGGGAACAATCAGACGAAGCAGTCATGGACAATCCAGTAGGCGGCATTATGCGCGGTTGGGCGAACATTAAAGCGGTCTATGAAAGGATTTTTGGTGGTATGTCACGAGTCGAAGTCGAATTTTACGATTATACAGCGTTCAGAACGAGCGAGATATTCTTTGTCGTCGGCAGGGAGCGCGGAACGTTGAAAAAAGAGGATTTGACGCTCGAATTACAAATTCGTACAACACGGGTTTTTCATTTCATTAAAAACAACTGGAAGCAGATTCATCATCATGGCTCAATGGATGATACGGAGTTACTGGAAAAATACCAGCAAGTGCTGAAAGGCGGTCGTTAA